TTTAATGTATCTGACCTTGTTAAAGCTGGTTTAATTGCGGGGAGAACAATGGACAGATTTAAGGGAAGGGTTGTTTTTCCACTTTTTGATCATAGAGATAAAGTTGTTGGTTTTTCTGGTAGGATTTTGCCTTGGGTAAAACAGGATATGGCCAAATATATAAATTCTCCAGACACTCCTGCATATCACAAGTCAAAAATGTTATATGGCTTAAATATCACCAAACAATTTATTAGAGAAAAACAAATTGCAATTGTTGTAGAGGGTGAACTTGATATGATTTCATCTTTTCAAGTGGGTATCAAAAATGTCATAGCCATTAAGGGGTCTGCCTTAACTGAAGACCATCTTCGATTAATTGGTAGATTTTGTCAAAAAATTATTCTTTGTTTAGATTCTGATTTTGCGGGCGACGAAGCTGCTAAGCGTGGTGCGATAGTGGCTGTTGATATGGGTTTTGATGTCAAGGTCTGTGAACTTAAAAGTTATAAAGATCCTGACGATGCCGCAAGAGAGAATCCAGATGAATATAAAAAATCACTTACCCGTGCAATTGGCATTTGGGATTTTTTAATTAATCAAATATTTGAGAAATACGATTCATCAACTGGTAGTGGGAAAGCTGAAATTAGCAAAGTGATAAAACCACTACTCTCTCAAATTACCGACAAAATTGTTCAAAGCTATTATGTCGAGCTGGTTTCAAGGAAATTATCTGTCCCCACTGAGATTGTAATGGCTGAAGTTTCAAAAATAAAAACAACAGACAATGCCTCAGTTACTGAGTTTGTTAAAGTGGACTTACAAAAAACTAGGAGGCAGTTGTTGGAAGAAAAGTTATTGGTTAATGCAATAGAAAGAGATATGGAAATACTTCAGAAGAAAGAAATACTTGATTTAATAGAAACAGTATTTGTAAAGAAGGTGGTTAACTATATAAACAATAATGGGATGCCTTTACCGAAAGAGTTGACCCATGGGTATGCAGAAATGGTTTTAGAAAATTCTGAAGCCGACGAACTTGATTTAATTATCAAAGAACTAAAAAAGCTTGACTTAAAGGAGAAACGAGAGGTTTTGGGAGAAAAGATTAAAAAAGATAGTGAAAATGAAAAGTTGTTGAAAGAATTTGATGAATTGAGTAAAAAACTTTCCACCCTTTAAGAAATCCAAGATTATGGGTATAATATGCGATACGAGATACTTCTTAACATAAGATAATACGATTTTTAAAAAAATATGATTAGAAAACAAGTTGCAGAAATAATTAAAAAAGCCAGAGATCAGGGCTTTTTGACACAAGAGGAGATACTTGAAATTTTTCAAGATGCAGAGGATAGAATTAATGAGCTTGATGATTTATATGACCAACTTCTTTCAGAGGATATAGATGTTTTTGAGTCTGTCGCTTCAGAGGATGGTGAATTTTTGGATACTTCAAAAGAAAAACTAGACAAGGAAATTGAGATGCTAACCCGCCTAGAGGGAATCGAGTCAACTGACCCAGTAAGGCAGTATTTAAGAGAAATTGGAAGAGTTACACTATTAAATGCAGAAGATGAAATTGAATACGCTAAGCGGTATGAAAAAAATGATAAGAGGGCAAAAGATAAGCTAACAGAAAGTAATCTTCGCTTGGTTGTTTCAATTGCCAAAAAGTACATAGGTCGTGGGTTGTCACTTTTAGATTTGATTCAAGAAGGTAATCAGGGCCTGATAAGAGCTGTTGAAAAATATGACTGGAGAAAGGGCTTTAAGTTTTCAACATATGCCACTTGGTGGATAAGGCAGGCAATAACAAGAGCCATAGCAGATCAAGCAAGGACAATCAGGATTCCAGTTCACATGGTTGAA
This bacterium DNA region includes the following protein-coding sequences:
- the rpoD gene encoding RNA polymerase sigma factor RpoD, producing MIRKQVAEIIKKARDQGFLTQEEILEIFQDAEDRINELDDLYDQLLSEDIDVFESVASEDGEFLDTSKEKLDKEIEMLTRLEGIESTDPVRQYLREIGRVTLLNAEDEIEYAKRYEKNDKRAKDKLTESNLRLVVSIAKKYIGRGLSLLDLIQEGNQGLIRAVEKYDWRKGFKFSTYATWWIRQAITRAIADQARTIRIPVHMVETINKLYRVSRKLMQELGREPTPEEIGAEVEIEPDRVREIFKIAQETTSLEAPVGEDQESILGDFIPDENQLSPVDQASKQLLKDHLDEVLGTLTEREAKVLKLRFGLEGTKQMTLEEVGRVFGVTRERIRQIEAKALRKLKHPSRRKKLQDYLD
- the dnaG gene encoding DNA primase, whose protein sequence is MADNQIEEVKNKTDIVSLISEYIEVKKAGRNYKANCPFHGEKTPSFMITPELQIYKCFGCGRSGDVYTFIEEHEGMSFGEALKYLAEKAGVKLTKFKDDDFSEKEKIISINEKALNFYEYVLNVHPSGKKIIEYLTKDRGLKPETIKLFKIGYSPDNYDSLYKYLTIKQKFNVSDLVKAGLIAGRTMDRFKGRVVFPLFDHRDKVVGFSGRILPWVKQDMAKYINSPDTPAYHKSKMLYGLNITKQFIREKQIAIVVEGELDMISSFQVGIKNVIAIKGSALTEDHLRLIGRFCQKIILCLDSDFAGDEAAKRGAIVAVDMGFDVKVCELKSYKDPDDAARENPDEYKKSLTRAIGIWDFLINQIFEKYDSSTGSGKAEISKVIKPLLSQITDKIVQSYYVELVSRKLSVPTEIVMAEVSKIKTTDNASVTEFVKVDLQKTRRQLLEEKLLVNAIERDMEILQKKEILDLIETVFVKKVVNYINNNGMPLPKELTHGYAEMVLENSEADELDLIIKELKKLDLKEKREVLGEKIKKDSENEKLLKEFDELSKKLSTL